One window of Bacteroides sp. AN502(2024) genomic DNA carries:
- the ndk gene encoding nucleoside-diphosphate kinase: MLEKTLVILKPCTLQRGLVGEITHRFERKGLRLAGMKMMQLTDELLSEHYAHLSCKPFFQRVKDSMMAAPVIVCCFEGVDAIQTVRMLAGPTNGRLAAPGTIRGDYSMSFQENIVHASDSPETAAIELTRFFKPEEIFDYKQATFDYLYANDEY, encoded by the coding sequence ATGCTTGAAAAAACGCTGGTCATTTTAAAACCGTGTACCCTTCAACGGGGATTGGTTGGTGAGATTACTCATCGTTTTGAACGTAAAGGATTACGGTTGGCTGGCATGAAGATGATGCAACTGACTGATGAATTGTTAAGCGAACATTATGCTCACCTTAGCTGCAAACCTTTTTTTCAGCGTGTGAAAGATTCGATGATGGCAGCTCCTGTCATTGTCTGTTGTTTTGAAGGTGTGGATGCTATCCAGACTGTCCGTATGTTGGCGGGACCGACGAATGGACGTTTAGCTGCCCCGGGCACTATTCGTGGGGATTACAGTATGAGCTTTCAAGAGAATATCGTTCATGCTTCCGATTCTCCGGAGACTGCAGCTATTGAATTGACGAGATTTTTTAAACCGGAAGAGATATTCGATTACAAGCAGGCAACATTTGACTACCTGTACGCGAACGACGAATATTAA
- the recG gene encoding ATP-dependent DNA helicase RecG, with translation MFDLATRDIKFISGVGPQKAAVLNKELEIYSLHDLIYYFPYKYIDRSRIYYIHEIDGNMPYIQLKGAILGFETFGEGRQRRLTAHFSDGTGVVDLVWFQGIKYILGKYKLHEKYIIFGKPTVFNGRINVAHPDIDKPDDLKLSSVGLQPYYSTTEKMKRSFLNSHAIEKMMATVIQQIQEPLPETLSPKLLKEHHLMPLTEALRNIHFPTNPDLLRRAQYRLKFEELFYVQLNILRYAKDRQKRYRGYLFEKVGDVFNTFYTKNLPFQLTGAQKRVLKEIRNDVGSGRQMNRLLQGDVGSGKTLVALMSMLLALDNGYQACMMAPTEILANQHYETIKELLFGMDIRVELLTGSIKGKRREAILTGLLTGDVHILIGTHAVIEDTVNFSSLGFVVIDEQHRFGVAQRARLWSKNSQPPHVLVMTATPIPRTLAMTLYGDLDVSVIDELPPGRKPITTIHQFDNRRESMYRSVRKQIDEGRQVYIVYPLIKESEKIDLKNLEEGYQHILEAFPKCTVCKVHGKMKPAEKDEQMQLFVSGKAQIMVATTVIEVGVNVPNASVMIIENAERFGLSQLHQLRGRVGRGAEQSYCILVTSYKLTEDTRKRLEIMVRTNDGFEIAEADLKLRGPGDLEGTQQSGIAFDLKIADIVRDGQLLQYVRAIAENIVEQDPAAQNPENEILWRQLKALRKTNVNWAAIS, from the coding sequence ATGTTCGATTTAGCCACACGCGACATAAAATTTATCTCCGGTGTAGGCCCTCAAAAAGCCGCTGTATTAAATAAGGAGCTGGAAATCTACTCTTTACACGATTTAATTTATTATTTCCCTTATAAATATATTGACCGGAGCCGCATCTATTACATTCATGAAATAGATGGCAATATGCCGTATATCCAGTTGAAAGGAGCAATCCTCGGTTTCGAGACCTTTGGTGAAGGACGACAACGCCGTCTGACTGCGCATTTTTCGGATGGCACAGGAGTCGTGGATTTGGTTTGGTTCCAAGGCATAAAGTATATCTTGGGAAAGTATAAACTTCACGAGAAATATATCATTTTCGGTAAACCGACTGTTTTCAACGGACGTATCAATGTGGCGCATCCCGATATCGATAAGCCGGATGATTTGAAACTTTCCTCGGTGGGGTTGCAGCCTTATTATAGTACGACGGAGAAGATGAAACGCAGTTTCCTCAACTCTCACGCGATTGAGAAGATGATGGCTACAGTGATTCAGCAGATACAGGAGCCTTTGCCTGAAACACTTTCTCCCAAGTTGCTGAAGGAGCATCATTTGATGCCTTTGACGGAAGCGCTCCGGAATATCCATTTCCCGACCAATCCCGATCTCCTCCGTCGAGCACAATACCGTCTTAAGTTTGAAGAACTGTTTTATGTTCAGTTAAACATTCTCCGATATGCCAAAGACAGGCAGAAAAGGTATCGTGGATACCTATTTGAGAAAGTGGGAGATGTGTTCAATACATTTTATACCAAGAATCTCCCTTTCCAACTGACGGGTGCCCAGAAACGGGTATTGAAAGAGATACGGAACGATGTCGGCAGTGGCAGGCAGATGAATCGCCTTTTGCAGGGAGATGTAGGAAGCGGAAAAACACTGGTTGCCTTGATGAGTATGTTGCTGGCATTGGATAATGGGTATCAGGCTTGTATGATGGCACCTACCGAGATCCTGGCAAACCAGCATTATGAGACAATCAAAGAACTGCTTTTCGGCATGGATATCCGTGTCGAGTTATTGACGGGTTCTATTAAAGGAAAAAGGAGAGAAGCGATTCTGACCGGATTGTTGACCGGAGATGTGCATATATTAATAGGTACACATGCCGTTATCGAAGATACTGTCAATTTTTCTTCTTTAGGTTTCGTTGTGATTGATGAACAGCATCGTTTTGGCGTGGCCCAACGTGCCCGCCTTTGGAGTAAGAATAGTCAACCTCCACATGTGCTCGTGATGACTGCTACCCCGATTCCACGTACTTTGGCAATGACATTGTATGGGGACTTGGACGTGTCTGTTATCGATGAACTCCCACCCGGAAGAAAACCGATTACTACCATTCATCAATTCGACAATCGCCGGGAAAGCATGTATCGTTCGGTACGTAAGCAGATCGACGAAGGGCGCCAGGTTTATATTGTCTATCCGCTGATTAAAGAGAGCGAGAAGATTGATTTGAAGAATCTTGAAGAAGGGTATCAGCATATTTTGGAAGCGTTCCCGAAGTGTACGGTTTGTAAAGTGCATGGTAAAATGAAACCAGCTGAGAAAGATGAGCAAATGCAGCTTTTTGTTTCGGGCAAAGCGCAGATTATGGTGGCTACCACCGTTATCGAAGTGGGGGTCAACGTTCCGAATGCTTCCGTGATGATTATCGAAAATGCAGAACGGTTCGGGCTTTCGCAGTTGCATCAGTTGCGTGGCCGGGTAGGACGTGGAGCGGAACAGTCGTATTGTATTCTGGTAACGAGTTATAAGTTGACGGAGGACACCCGGAAACGATTGGAAATCATGGTGCGCACTAATGATGGTTTCGAAATAGCCGAGGCTGATCTGAAATTGCGTGGTCCCGGAGATCTTGAAGGTACGCAGCAAAGCGGCATCGCTTTCGATTTGAAGATTGCGGATATTGTTCGCGACGGGCAACTGTTACAATACGTTCGCGCCATAGCTGAAAATATTGTGGAGCAAGACCCTGCGGCACAGAATCCCGAGAATGAAATTTTGTGGCGCCAGCTTAAGGCTTTGCGGAAAACGAATGTTAACTGGGCTGCCATAAGTTGA
- a CDS encoding 2-C-methyl-D-erythritol 4-phosphate cytidylyltransferase — translation MKKYVIIVAGGKGLRMGSDLPKQFLPIGDKPVLMHTLEVFRRYDETLQIILVLPQEQQSFWKQLCDKHHFTVKHLLAEGGETRFHSVKNGLALVQEPGLVGVHDGVRPFVSVEVIRRCYELAEVQKAVIPVVDVVETLRHLTATGSETVSRIDYKLVQTPQVFDVKLLKQAYAREFTPFFTDDASVVEAMGVPVYLAEGNRENIKITTPFDLKVGRALL, via the coding sequence ATGAAGAAATATGTAATCATTGTCGCCGGTGGAAAGGGCTTGCGAATGGGAAGTGATCTCCCCAAACAATTCCTTCCCATAGGTGATAAACCGGTGTTGATGCATACGCTGGAAGTCTTCAGGAGATATGACGAGACGCTTCAAATCATATTGGTACTTCCGCAGGAGCAACAGAGTTTCTGGAAGCAACTTTGCGATAAACATCATTTTACGGTGAAACATCTCCTTGCGGAAGGAGGGGAAACACGTTTCCATTCCGTAAAGAATGGTTTGGCACTGGTGCAAGAACCGGGACTGGTGGGAGTGCATGATGGGGTACGCCCGTTTGTTTCAGTAGAAGTGATTCGCCGATGTTATGAGTTGGCAGAGGTGCAAAAAGCCGTGATTCCTGTGGTGGATGTGGTAGAGACGCTTCGTCATTTGACAGCTACAGGAAGTGAAACAGTCAGCCGGATTGATTATAAACTGGTACAAACACCGCAAGTGTTTGATGTCAAGTTGCTGAAACAAGCCTATGCCCGGGAATTTACCCCCTTCTTTACAGATGATGCTTCCGTTGTGGAAGCGATGGGAGTGCCTGTTTATTTGGCGGAAGGCAACCGTGAAAATATAAAAATAACAACTCCTTTCGATTTAAAAGTGGGGAGGGCTCTTTTATAA
- a CDS encoding DJ-1 family glyoxalase III, which translates to MGTVYAFFADGFEEIEAFTAIDTLKRAGLNVEIVSVTPDEIVVGAHDVSVLCDINFENCDFFDAGLLLLPGGMPGAATLDKHEGLRKVILDFAAKGKPIAAICAAPMVLGKLGLLKGKKATCYPGFEPYLDGAECVNAPVVRDGNIITGMGPGAAMEFALAIVDLLVGKEKVDELVEAMCVKR; encoded by the coding sequence ATGGGAACTGTATACGCTTTTTTTGCAGATGGTTTTGAAGAAATTGAGGCCTTTACTGCTATTGACACGTTGAAACGTGCCGGACTGAATGTCGAAATTGTATCCGTTACACCGGATGAAATTGTAGTGGGAGCGCATGATGTATCTGTTCTTTGCGATATTAATTTCGAGAATTGCGATTTCTTCGATGCTGGACTTTTGTTGTTGCCGGGAGGAATGCCGGGAGCTGCTACACTTGACAAGCACGAAGGGTTGCGTAAAGTGATTCTTGATTTTGCAGCAAAAGGTAAACCCATTGCTGCCATTTGTGCTGCTCCGATGGTGCTGGGTAAACTGGGGTTGCTGAAAGGAAAGAAGGCTACCTGTTATCCGGGGTTTGAACCATATCTGGATGGTGCCGAATGTGTAAATGCACCTGTTGTACGTGATGGAAATATCATTACGGGTATGGGACCGGGGGCTGCTATGGAATTTGCCTTGGCAATCGTCGACCTGTTGGTAGGTAAAGAAAAAGTAGACGAGCTGGTAGAAGCGATGTGCGTTAAACGCTAA
- a CDS encoding cell envelope integrity protein TolA: MDRRKKGEYIGALGALLVHMAVIALLILVSFTVPQPDEDAGGVPVMLGNVDTASGFDDPSLVDVDIMDQDAAAPAETAPDLPSEQDLLTQTEEETVTLKPKTEEPKKETVKSKEVVKPKEPVKKPEKTEAEKAAEAKRLAEEKAERERKAAEEVARKRVAGAFGKGAQMTGNKGTAAGGTGTEGRKEGNSSTGAKTGTGGYGTFDLGGRSLGTGSLPKPVYNVQEEGRVVVNITVNPAGRVVSTSISPQTNTVNSALRKAAEDAAKKARFNTIDGVSNQTGTITYYFNLR, from the coding sequence ATGGACAGAAGAAAAAAGGGTGAATACATAGGAGCGCTGGGTGCACTGTTGGTGCATATGGCAGTGATTGCTCTTTTGATTCTGGTGAGTTTTACTGTCCCCCAACCGGATGAGGATGCGGGTGGAGTGCCTGTGATGCTGGGAAATGTAGACACAGCGAGTGGTTTCGATGATCCCTCTCTGGTAGACGTGGATATCATGGATCAAGATGCGGCAGCACCCGCGGAAACAGCACCGGATCTTCCTTCGGAACAGGATTTATTGACGCAGACTGAAGAGGAAACAGTGACTCTGAAACCTAAGACGGAAGAACCGAAAAAAGAAACGGTGAAATCTAAAGAGGTGGTCAAGCCGAAAGAACCGGTGAAGAAGCCCGAAAAAACGGAAGCGGAAAAAGCCGCGGAGGCGAAACGACTGGCAGAAGAAAAAGCGGAGCGTGAACGTAAGGCTGCCGAAGAAGTTGCCAGAAAGAGGGTGGCCGGTGCGTTTGGAAAAGGAGCACAGATGACAGGAAATAAAGGAACAGCAGCCGGTGGCACGGGAACTGAAGGTCGCAAGGAGGGGAACTCTTCTACCGGAGCGAAAACCGGAACCGGTGGTTATGGAACATTTGACCTTGGCGGACGTTCTTTAGGTACGGGTAGTCTGCCGAAACCTGTATATAACGTGCAGGAAGAAGGGCGTGTAGTGGTGAATATCACAGTGAATCCTGCAGGACGAGTGGTGTCGACCAGCATTAGCCCTCAAACGAATACTGTAAATTCCGCTTTACGTAAGGCGGCGGAGGATGCAGCTAAGAAAGCCCGTTTTAATACAATCGATGGAGTGAGTAACCAGACAGGGACAATCACTTATTATTTTAACTTGAGATAG
- a CDS encoding ExbD/TolR family protein — protein MGLKRRNRVSPNFSMASMTDVIFLLLIFFMITSTVVSPNAIKVLLPQGKQQTSAKPLTRVVIDKDLNFYAAFGNEKERPVALNDLTSFLQSCAEKEPEMYVALYADESVPYREIVRVLNIANENHFKMVLATRPPENK, from the coding sequence ATGGGATTAAAAAGAAGAAATAGAGTATCGCCCAATTTCAGCATGGCTTCCATGACGGACGTCATCTTCCTGTTGCTGATATTCTTTATGATAACCTCCACGGTGGTGTCGCCTAATGCCATCAAGGTATTGTTGCCGCAAGGCAAGCAGCAGACTTCGGCCAAACCGCTGACAAGGGTGGTTATCGATAAAGACCTGAATTTCTATGCCGCTTTCGGCAATGAGAAAGAGCGGCCGGTGGCGTTGAACGATCTGACCTCATTCCTGCAGAGCTGCGCGGAGAAGGAACCGGAAATGTATGTGGCACTGTATGCGGATGAATCGGTGCCTTACCGTGAGATTGTAAGGGTATTGAACATTGCAAACGAGAATCATTTTAAGATGGTGCTGGCTACCCGCCCGCCCGAAAATAAATAA
- a CDS encoding MotA/TolQ/ExbB proton channel family protein yields MNAMILLAQGAMNMADSLATANPVLTEVNAPEMNMLDMAVKGGWIMVLLGVLSVICFYILFERNYMIRKAGKEDPMFMERIKDYIHSGEIKAAINYCRTMNTPSARMIEKGISRLGRPINDVQVAIENVGNIEVAKLEKGLTVMATISGGAPMLGFLGTVTGMVRAFYEMANAGSGNIDITLLSGGIYEAMITTVGGLIVGIIAMFAYNYLVMLVDRVVNKMESRTMEFMDLLNEPAK; encoded by the coding sequence ATGAATGCAATGATCTTGTTAGCCCAAGGGGCTATGAATATGGCTGACTCACTGGCTACTGCCAACCCCGTGCTGACGGAGGTAAATGCTCCTGAAATGAACATGCTTGATATGGCTGTCAAGGGGGGATGGATTATGGTTTTGTTGGGGGTGCTGTCGGTTATCTGTTTCTATATCCTGTTTGAACGTAACTACATGATCCGCAAAGCTGGAAAAGAAGACCCTATGTTTATGGAACGGATTAAAGACTATATTCATAGTGGAGAGATCAAAGCGGCGATTAACTATTGCCGTACGATGAATACACCTTCGGCACGTATGATAGAAAAAGGAATCAGCCGCCTGGGACGTCCTATTAACGATGTGCAGGTAGCTATTGAGAATGTGGGTAATATTGAAGTTGCGAAGCTGGAGAAAGGACTGACTGTTATGGCAACTATTTCCGGAGGTGCTCCGATGCTCGGATTTCTCGGTACGGTGACGGGTATGGTACGTGCATTCTACGAAATGGCGAATGCCGGAAGTGGGAACATTGATATCACCTTGCTTTCCGGAGGTATCTATGAAGCTATGATTACGACGGTCGGTGGTCTGATTGTCGGTATCATCGCTATGTTTGCCTACAATTATCTGGTGATGCTGGTAGACCGTGTGGTAAATAAAATGGAATCTCGTACAATGGAGTTTATGGACTTGTTGAACGAGCCTGCAAAATAA
- a CDS encoding pyridoxine 5'-phosphate synthase encodes MTKLSVNINKVATLRNARGGNVPDVVKVALDCESFGADGITVHPRPDERHIRCSDVYDLRPLLRTEFNIEGYPSPEFIDLVLKVKPHQVTLVPDDPSQITSNSGWDTKANQEFLTEVLDQFNSAGIRTSVFVAADPEMVEYAAKAGADRVELYTEPYATGYLKNPEAAIAPFIEAAKSARKLGIGLNAGHDLSLVNLNYLYKNIPWVDEVSIGHALISDALYLGLERTIQEYKSCLRS; translated from the coding sequence ATGACTAAATTAAGTGTAAACATAAACAAGGTCGCTACACTGAGAAATGCTCGCGGAGGAAATGTGCCCGATGTAGTAAAGGTGGCGCTTGATTGTGAATCTTTTGGGGCAGACGGCATCACTGTTCATCCCCGCCCTGACGAACGCCATATTCGTTGTTCGGATGTATATGATCTGCGTCCTCTGTTGCGGACTGAATTCAATATCGAAGGTTATCCGTCCCCGGAGTTTATAGACTTGGTGTTGAAAGTAAAACCTCATCAGGTTACTTTAGTTCCAGATGATCCTTCACAGATCACCTCCAACTCCGGTTGGGATACCAAAGCAAATCAGGAATTTCTGACGGAAGTTCTCGATCAGTTTAACAGTGCCGGTATTCGCACGTCCGTTTTTGTGGCGGCCGATCCTGAAATGGTGGAATATGCAGCAAAAGCAGGGGCGGATCGTGTCGAACTGTATACCGAACCTTATGCAACGGGGTATCTAAAGAATCCGGAAGCTGCCATCGCTCCTTTTATTGAAGCTGCGAAGAGTGCCCGTAAACTGGGTATCGGATTGAACGCCGGTCATGATTTGAGTCTGGTGAATTTAAATTATTTATATAAAAACATTCCTTGGGTGGATGAAGTGTCTATCGGGCATGCATTGATTAGCGATGCACTGTATCTGGGGCTCGAACGTACCATTCAGGAATATAAAAGCTGTCTACGCTCATGA
- a CDS encoding NAD kinase: MKFAIFGNTYQAKKSAHAVTLFKLLKEQGAEICMYREFYQFLTTDLKMGIEVDHLFDGDDFTADMVISIGGDGTFLKAARRVGRKGIPILGINTGRLGFLADISPEEMEETFNEIRAGRYSVEERSVLQLFCEDTHLQDSPCALNEIAILKRDSSSMISIRTAINGAYLNTYQADGLVIATPTGSTAYSLSVGGPIIVPHSSTIAITPVAPHSLNVRPIVIRDDWEITLDVESRSHNFLVAIDGRSETCKETTQLKIRKADYSVRVVKRYNHIFFDTLRSKMMWGADGRR; the protein is encoded by the coding sequence ATGAAATTTGCCATTTTCGGAAATACTTATCAGGCTAAAAAGTCTGCTCATGCTGTCACCCTGTTTAAACTTTTAAAAGAACAAGGGGCGGAGATTTGTATGTACAGGGAATTCTATCAGTTCCTGACTACCGATCTAAAAATGGGAATAGAGGTCGATCACTTATTCGACGGTGATGATTTTACAGCCGATATGGTAATCAGTATCGGAGGCGACGGCACATTTCTGAAAGCTGCCCGCCGCGTAGGAAGAAAAGGGATCCCTATTTTGGGAATTAATACAGGGCGACTGGGGTTTCTGGCAGATATCTCCCCGGAGGAAATGGAAGAAACATTTAATGAGATCCGGGCCGGCAGATATAGCGTGGAGGAACGGAGCGTACTTCAACTGTTCTGTGAAGACACACATCTCCAAGACTCTCCTTGTGCCCTCAATGAAATAGCCATCCTTAAACGGGACAGCTCATCCATGATTAGCATTCGGACAGCAATCAATGGCGCGTACCTGAACACGTATCAGGCTGATGGACTGGTGATTGCCACTCCTACCGGTTCCACGGCTTACTCTTTGAGTGTAGGCGGTCCGATTATCGTTCCCCATTCCAGTACCATCGCCATTACGCCGGTAGCTCCGCATAGCCTCAACGTCCGCCCCATCGTTATCCGTGACGATTGGGAAATCACACTGGATGTGGAAAGCCGGAGCCATAACTTCCTTGTCGCCATTGACGGACGAAGCGAAACTTGCAAAGAAACAACTCAACTCAAGATTCGGAAGGCGGATTACAGTGTAAGAGTGGTGAAACGCTATAATCATATCTTTTTCGATACGCTCCGCAGTAAAATGATGTGGGGAGCAGACGGAAGACGATAA
- the mdh gene encoding malate dehydrogenase translates to MSKVTVVGAGNVGATCANVLAFNEVADEVVMLDVKEGVSEGKAMDMMQTAQLLGFDTTLVGCTNDYAQTANSDVVVITSGIPRKPGMTREELIGVNAGIVKSVAENLLKYSPDAIIVVISNPMDTMTYLALKALGLPKNRVIGMGGALDSSRFKYFLSQAIGCNANEVEGMVIGGHGDTTMIPLTRFATYKGMPVANFISAEKLEEVAAATMVGGATLTKLLGTSAWYAPGAAGAFVVESILHDQKKMIPCSVLLEGEYGESDLCIGVPVILGKNGVEKIVELNLNEDEKAKFAASAKAVHGTNAALKEVGAL, encoded by the coding sequence ATGTCAAAAGTAACCGTAGTAGGCGCAGGTAACGTAGGTGCTACATGTGCAAATGTACTTGCTTTTAATGAAGTAGCAGACGAAGTAGTAATGCTGGACGTTAAAGAAGGCGTTTCAGAAGGTAAAGCAATGGATATGATGCAGACAGCTCAATTGCTGGGCTTCGACACTACATTGGTAGGCTGCACGAACGACTATGCTCAGACTGCTAACTCTGACGTTGTTGTGATTACTTCAGGTATTCCTCGTAAACCGGGTATGACTCGTGAAGAACTGATCGGTGTGAACGCCGGTATCGTTAAATCGGTAGCGGAAAACCTGTTAAAATATTCTCCTGATGCAATCATTGTTGTTATCTCTAACCCGATGGATACAATGACTTATTTGGCATTGAAAGCTCTGGGCTTACCGAAGAACCGTGTGATCGGTATGGGTGGCGCTCTGGATAGCTCTCGCTTCAAATATTTCTTGTCTCAAGCTATCGGTTGCAACGCCAATGAAGTGGAAGGTATGGTTATCGGTGGTCACGGTGATACTACGATGATTCCTTTGACTCGCTTCGCTACTTACAAAGGTATGCCTGTAGCTAACTTCATTTCTGCAGAAAAATTGGAAGAAGTTGCTGCCGCTACAATGGTAGGTGGAGCCACACTGACCAAATTGCTGGGAACTTCCGCATGGTATGCACCGGGTGCGGCAGGAGCATTCGTAGTTGAATCTATCCTTCACGACCAAAAGAAGATGATTCCTTGTTCAGTTTTATTGGAAGGCGAATACGGTGAATCAGATCTTTGCATCGGTGTTCCTGTAATCCTTGGCAAAAACGGTGTCGAAAAAATCGTTGAACTGAACCTGAACGAAGACGAAAAAGCGAAGTTCGCAGCTAGTGCAAAAGCTGTTCACGGAACCAACGCTGCTTTGAAAGAGGTCGGTGCTTTGTAA
- a CDS encoding TolC family protein has product MKKVFLLTILSSLAFIGKAQNLLSLDSCRALALANNKDLLISNEKINAAHYQRKAAFTNYLPKFSATGAYMRNQKEFSLLNNDQKAALSGLGTNLAGPIQQAATEIATAHPDLAPLISSLSGKLGVVLPALDQAGNSFVDALRTDTRNVYAGAITLTQPLYMGGKIRAYNKITKYAEELAQEQRHGGMQEVIMSTDQAYWQVISLVNKKKLAEGYLKLLQQLDSDVEKMINEGVATKADGLSVRVKVNEAEMTLTKVEDGLSLARMLLCQLCGIDLSSPITLADENMEDIPLLTTDPHFDLSTAYENRPEIRSLELATQIYKQKVNVTRAEHLPSIALMGNYMVTNPSVFNSFENKFKGMWNVGVMVQIPIWHWGEGIYKTRAAKAEARIAQYQLQDAREKIELQVNQAAFKVKEAGKKLVMSSKNMEKAEENLRYATLGFKEGVIATSNVLEAQTAWLSAHSEKIDAQIDVKLTEIYLKKSLGTLK; this is encoded by the coding sequence ATGAAAAAAGTCTTTCTTTTGACAATTTTGTCAAGTCTCGCTTTTATAGGAAAAGCGCAGAACTTACTAAGTCTGGATAGTTGCCGTGCATTAGCTCTTGCCAACAACAAAGATTTGTTGATAAGCAATGAAAAAATAAATGCTGCTCATTATCAACGGAAAGCTGCATTTACAAATTATCTGCCTAAATTCTCGGCAACCGGAGCTTACATGAGAAACCAGAAAGAGTTTTCACTATTAAACAATGACCAGAAAGCCGCGCTTTCGGGATTAGGAACGAATCTGGCCGGTCCCATCCAACAAGCTGCCACCGAGATTGCGACAGCACACCCGGACTTGGCACCCCTGATTTCCTCCCTAAGCGGAAAACTGGGAGTGGTGCTGCCCGCTCTCGATCAGGCGGGAAACTCTTTCGTGGATGCACTCCGCACAGACACCCGAAATGTCTATGCTGGCGCCATCACATTGACACAACCTTTATACATGGGTGGAAAAATCCGGGCATACAACAAAATAACAAAGTATGCCGAAGAGTTGGCCCAAGAGCAACGTCACGGTGGCATGCAGGAAGTAATCATGAGCACAGATCAGGCTTATTGGCAAGTTATTTCACTGGTTAATAAAAAGAAATTGGCGGAAGGTTATTTAAAGCTTTTGCAACAGCTGGACAGCGATGTCGAGAAAATGATCAATGAAGGAGTAGCCACCAAAGCAGATGGTCTGTCTGTACGTGTTAAGGTAAATGAAGCGGAAATGACACTGACTAAAGTGGAGGACGGATTGAGTCTTGCACGAATGTTGTTGTGCCAACTATGTGGAATAGATCTCAGCTCTCCCATCACGCTGGCAGATGAAAATATGGAAGATATTCCATTACTGACAACGGACCCTCATTTCGATCTATCCACCGCTTATGAGAATCGTCCGGAAATACGAAGCCTCGAATTGGCGACACAGATTTATAAACAGAAAGTAAATGTAACCCGTGCGGAGCATCTTCCATCTATCGCATTGATGGGCAATTACATGGTAACCAATCCTTCTGTCTTCAACAGCTTTGAAAACAAATTCAAAGGTATGTGGAATGTGGGAGTGATGGTACAAATACCGATATGGCACTGGGGAGAAGGTATTTATAAAACCAGAGCGGCAAAGGCCGAAGCCCGCATTGCCCAATATCAGCTTCAGGATGCACGTGAAAAAATAGAGTTACAGGTCAACCAGGCTGCATTCAAGGTAAAAGAAGCCGGTAAGAAACTGGTGATGTCCTCTAAAAATATGGAAAAAGCGGAAGAAAATCTACGCTATGCAACACTTGGTTTTAAAGAAGGAGTGATTGCCACCAGCAATGTTCTTGAAGCACAAACTGCGTGGTTGTCTGCTCATTCGGAAAAGATCGACGCACAAATAGATGTGAAGCTGACGGAGATTTATCTGAAGAAGTCTTTGGGAACACTGAAATAA